One genomic window of Streptomyces sp. WP-1 includes the following:
- the rpmE gene encoding 50S ribosomal protein L31, whose protein sequence is MKRDIHPEYVETQVSCTCGASFTTRSTIDSGTIRAEVCSECHPFYTGKQKILDTGGRVARFEARFGKAAGSKK, encoded by the coding sequence TTGAAGCGCGACATCCACCCCGAGTACGTCGAGACGCAGGTCAGCTGCACCTGTGGCGCGTCGTTCACCACTCGCAGCACCATCGACTCCGGCACCATCCGTGCCGAGGTCTGCTCCGAGTGCCACCCGTTCTACACGGGCAAGCAGAAGATCCTCGACACCGGTGGCCGTGTGGCCCGCTTCGAGGCCCGCTTCGGCAAGGCCGCCGGCTCCAAGAAGTAG
- the rho gene encoding transcription termination factor Rho encodes MSDTTDLMGARVEETAAAPATDASAPATGAGSRRRRGTGLEGMVLAELQQVASGLGIRGTARMRKSQLIEVIKEAQAQGSAPKAEAAAETKPKRRATSKARTGESADGAQKAAKSEAPAEKAQQQIEIPGQPAAGDEAPTERRRRRATAEAGSPAAGGAEPAAAEAKTEARVDAKSDSKADAQQPQQQGESAKNDAGDGEGRGRRDRRERGRDRGERGDRGERGDRGDRRGKGDDQQGGQRQQQGQQGGRQDRQQQDDDDFEGGRRGRRGRYRDRRGRRGRDEIVEPQVTEDDVLIPVAGILDILDNYAFIRTSGYLPGPNDVYVSLAQVRKNGLRKGDHLTGAVRQPKDGERREKFNALVRLDSVNGMAPEHGRGRPEFNKLTPLYPQDRLRLETDPGVLTTRIIDLVSPIGKGQRGLIVAPPKTGKTMIMQAIANAITHNNPECHLMVVLVDERPEEVTDMQRSVKGEVISSTFDRPAEDHTTVAELAIERAKRLVELGHDVVVLLDSITRLGRAYNLAAPASGRILSGGVDSTALYPPKRFFGAARNIEDGGSLTILATALVDTGSRMDEVIFEEFKGTGNMELKLDRKLADKRIFPAVDVDASGTRKEEILLGSEELGIVWKLRRVLHALDQQQAIELLLDKMKQTKSNVEFLMQIQKTTPTPGNGD; translated from the coding sequence GTGAGCGACACCACCGATCTGATGGGCGCACGTGTCGAGGAGACCGCTGCCGCGCCCGCCACGGACGCCTCCGCGCCTGCCACCGGTGCCGGCTCCCGGCGGCGCCGGGGTACCGGCCTTGAGGGCATGGTGCTGGCCGAGCTGCAGCAGGTCGCCTCGGGCCTCGGCATCAGGGGCACCGCGCGGATGCGCAAGAGCCAGCTGATCGAGGTCATCAAGGAGGCGCAGGCCCAGGGCAGTGCCCCCAAGGCCGAGGCCGCCGCCGAGACCAAGCCGAAGCGCCGGGCCACCTCCAAGGCCCGCACCGGCGAGAGCGCGGACGGCGCGCAGAAGGCGGCCAAGTCCGAGGCGCCCGCCGAGAAGGCCCAGCAGCAGATCGAGATTCCCGGTCAGCCCGCCGCCGGGGACGAGGCGCCGACCGAGCGCCGTCGCCGTCGTGCCACCGCCGAGGCCGGCAGCCCCGCCGCGGGCGGCGCCGAGCCGGCCGCCGCCGAGGCGAAGACCGAGGCCCGCGTCGACGCGAAGAGCGACTCCAAGGCCGACGCCCAGCAGCCGCAGCAGCAGGGCGAGTCCGCGAAGAACGACGCCGGTGACGGCGAGGGCCGCGGCCGCCGCGACCGCCGTGAGCGCGGCCGTGACCGCGGTGAGCGTGGGGACCGCGGCGAGCGCGGTGACCGCGGTGACCGCCGCGGCAAGGGCGACGACCAGCAGGGCGGCCAGCGTCAGCAGCAGGGCCAGCAGGGCGGCCGCCAGGACCGGCAGCAGCAGGACGACGACGACTTCGAGGGCGGCCGCCGCGGCCGGCGCGGCCGCTACCGCGACCGCCGGGGCCGTCGTGGCCGCGACGAGATCGTCGAGCCGCAGGTCACCGAGGACGACGTCCTGATCCCCGTCGCGGGCATCCTGGACATCCTCGACAACTACGCCTTCATCCGGACCTCCGGCTACCTGCCGGGCCCGAACGACGTGTACGTCTCCCTCGCCCAGGTCCGCAAGAACGGTCTGCGCAAGGGTGACCACCTCACCGGCGCGGTCCGCCAGCCGAAGGACGGGGAGCGCCGCGAGAAGTTCAACGCGCTGGTCCGCCTCGACTCCGTCAACGGCATGGCGCCCGAACACGGCCGCGGCCGCCCGGAGTTCAACAAGCTGACGCCGCTGTACCCGCAGGACCGCCTCCGCCTGGAGACGGACCCGGGCGTGCTGACGACCCGGATCATCGACCTCGTGTCGCCGATCGGCAAGGGCCAGCGCGGTCTGATCGTGGCCCCGCCGAAGACCGGCAAGACCATGATCATGCAGGCGATCGCCAACGCGATCACGCACAACAACCCCGAGTGCCACCTGATGGTCGTCCTGGTCGACGAGCGTCCGGAAGAGGTCACCGACATGCAGCGGTCGGTCAAGGGCGAGGTCATCTCCTCGACCTTCGACCGCCCGGCCGAGGACCACACCACGGTCGCCGAACTGGCCATCGAGCGCGCCAAGCGCCTGGTGGAGCTGGGCCACGACGTGGTCGTGCTGCTGGACTCCATCACGCGTCTGGGCCGTGCCTACAACCTCGCGGCGCCCGCCTCCGGCCGCATCCTGTCCGGTGGTGTCGACTCGACCGCGCTGTACCCGCCGAAGCGCTTCTTCGGTGCCGCGCGCAACATCGAGGACGGCGGCTCGCTCACCATCCTGGCGACGGCGCTCGTGGACACCGGCTCCCGCATGGACGAGGTGATCTTCGAGGAGTTCAAGGGCACCGGCAACATGGAGCTCAAGCTCGACCGCAAGCTCGCCGACAAGCGCATCTTCCCGGCGGTGGACGTGGACGCGTCCGGCACCCGTAAGGAAGAGATCCTGCTGGGCTCCGAGGAGCTGGGCATCGTCTGGAAGCTGCGCCGGGTGCTCCACGCCCTGGACCAGCAGCAGGCGATCGAGCTGCTGCTGGACAAGATGAAGCAGACCAAGTCGAACGTCGAGTTCCTGATGCAGATCCAGAAGACGACGCCGACCCCCGGCAACGGCGACTAG
- the thrB gene encoding homoserine kinase, whose translation MAGPAFRAAAVRVRTPATSANLGPGFDALGLALGLYDDVVVRVADSGLHIDIAGEGSENLPRDERHLLVRSLRTAFDLLGGQPRGLEIVCANRIPHGRGLGSSSAAICAGIVAARAVTIGGEARLDDAALLALATEIEGHPDNVAACLLGGFTLSWMESGAARAIRMDPDDSIVPVVFVPGKPVLTETARGLLPRTVPHVDAAANAGRAALLVEALTRRPELLLPATEDRLHQEYRAPAMPESAALVERLRADGIPAVISGAGPTVMALTDAGTADKVSHLAGEGWAANRLDLDMRGASVLPLAP comes from the coding sequence ATGGCCGGTCCAGCCTTCCGTGCCGCCGCCGTCCGGGTGCGCACCCCTGCCACCAGCGCCAATCTCGGTCCGGGCTTCGACGCCCTGGGCCTCGCGCTGGGGCTCTACGACGACGTCGTCGTCCGGGTGGCCGACTCCGGGCTGCACATCGACATCGCGGGTGAGGGCAGCGAGAACCTGCCGCGCGACGAGCGCCACCTCCTCGTCCGCTCCCTGCGCACCGCCTTCGACCTGCTGGGCGGCCAGCCCCGCGGCCTGGAGATCGTCTGCGCCAACCGCATCCCCCACGGCCGGGGCCTCGGCTCCTCCTCCGCCGCCATCTGCGCCGGCATCGTGGCCGCCCGCGCCGTGACCATAGGCGGCGAGGCCCGTCTGGACGACGCGGCCCTGCTGGCGCTGGCCACCGAGATCGAGGGCCACCCCGACAATGTCGCCGCCTGTCTGCTCGGCGGATTCACCCTCTCCTGGATGGAATCCGGCGCCGCCCGCGCGATCAGAATGGACCCCGACGATTCCATCGTTCCGGTGGTTTTCGTGCCCGGAAAGCCGGTCCTGACGGAAACCGCCCGCGGACTGCTGCCGCGCACCGTGCCGCATGTCGACGCCGCGGCCAACGCGGGCCGCGCCGCCCTGCTCGTCGAGGCCCTCACCCGGCGCCCCGAACTGCTGCTGCCCGCCACCGAGGACCGCCTCCACCAGGAGTACCGCGCCCCGGCCATGCCGGAGAGCGCCGCGCTGGTGGAGCGGCTGCGGGCGGACGGGATCCCGGCCGTCATCTCCGGTGCCGGACCCACCGTCATGGCCCTGACCGACGCCGGCACCGCCGACAAGGTCTCCCACCTCGCGGGTGAGGGCTGGGCCGCCAACCGGCTGGACCTGGACATGCGGGGAGCGAGCGTGCTTCCGCTTGCGCCCTGA
- the prfA gene encoding peptide chain release factor 1, which yields MFEAVEELVAEHADLETKLADPSVHADQANARKLNKRYAELTPIVGTYGSWKQAGDDIETARELAADDPDFAAEVKDLERQREELTEKLRLLLVPRDPSDDKDVILEIKAGAGGDESALFAGDLLRMYLRYAERVGWKTEIIDATESELGGYKDVQVAVKTRGQTEPGQGVWARLKYEGGVHRVQRVPATESQGRIHTSAAGVLVTPEAEEVDVEINPNDLRIDVYRSSGPGGQSVNTTDSAVRITHLPTGVVASCQNEKSQLQNKEQALRILRSRLLAAAQEEAEREAADARRSQVRTVDRSEKIRTYNFPENRISDHRVGFKAYNLDQVLDGELDAVIQACVDADSAAKLAAA from the coding sequence ATGTTCGAGGCAGTCGAGGAACTCGTCGCCGAGCACGCCGACCTCGAGACGAAGCTCGCCGACCCGTCGGTCCACGCCGACCAGGCGAACGCGCGCAAGCTGAACAAGCGCTATGCCGAGCTGACGCCCATCGTCGGCACGTACGGCTCCTGGAAGCAGGCCGGCGACGACATCGAGACCGCGCGCGAACTGGCCGCCGACGACCCCGACTTCGCCGCCGAGGTCAAGGACCTGGAGCGGCAGCGCGAGGAACTGACCGAGAAGCTGCGCCTCCTGCTGGTCCCGCGTGACCCGAGTGACGACAAGGACGTCATCCTGGAGATCAAGGCGGGCGCGGGCGGCGACGAGTCGGCGCTGTTCGCCGGCGACCTGCTGCGCATGTACCTGCGCTACGCGGAGCGCGTCGGCTGGAAGACCGAGATCATCGACGCCACCGAGTCCGAGCTGGGCGGCTACAAGGACGTCCAGGTCGCGGTGAAGACCCGCGGGCAGACCGAGCCCGGCCAGGGCGTGTGGGCGCGGCTGAAGTACGAGGGCGGCGTGCACCGCGTGCAGCGCGTGCCGGCCACCGAGTCCCAGGGCCGTATCCACACCTCCGCCGCCGGTGTCCTCGTCACCCCCGAGGCCGAGGAGGTGGACGTGGAGATCAACCCGAACGACCTCCGCATCGACGTCTACCGCTCCTCCGGTCCCGGCGGCCAGTCCGTCAACACCACGGACTCCGCGGTGCGCATCACCCACTTGCCCACGGGTGTCGTCGCCTCCTGCCAGAACGAGAAGAGCCAGCTCCAGAACAAGGAGCAGGCCCTGCGTATCCTGCGCTCCAGGCTGCTCGCCGCGGCCCAGGAAGAGGCGGAGCGGGAGGCCGCGGACGCCCGCCGCAGCCAGGTCCGCACCGTCGACCGCTCCGAGAAGATCCGTACGTACAACTTCCCGGAGAACCGCATCTCCGACCACCGTGTCGGCTTCAAGGCGTACAACCTGGACCAGGTCCTGGACGGCGAGCTCGACGCGGTCATCCAGGCCTGTGTCGACGCCGACTCCGCGGCGAAGCTCGCGGCCGCGTAA
- a CDS encoding LCP family protein: MSAESMPEPIPQPGAREPGRKGRGRRRKPRSTGRKALLATAWTAAGVLVLGGAGAGYLYFKLNGNLHSVDINQVLGKDRPTKVDNGSENILVLGSDTRAGSNKKLGGGTDDGSARSDTAMIVHVYEGHKKAGVVSIPRDTLVDRPACTDTKGTTHPAASAVMFNEAYSTGGAACAVKSVESLTGIRMDHYLEVDFAGFQKLIDDLGGVPVTTTKAIADPQSHLDLKAGTHTLDGQQALGLVRTRHGVGDGSDLGRIQLQQAFVKALLGQVRSVGVFSDPKKLYDLADTATKAVTTDSDLGSVNSLIDFADGLKGIDSRDMTMVTMPVQYDPANPNRVLLEKSKARLVWDALKNDRPIPKAATEGTATGEAKGVVSG; the protein is encoded by the coding sequence GTGTCCGCCGAGAGCATGCCGGAACCGATACCCCAGCCCGGCGCCCGGGAGCCCGGCCGAAAGGGCCGGGGACGACGCCGCAAGCCCCGCAGCACCGGCCGCAAGGCCCTGCTCGCGACGGCCTGGACGGCCGCGGGCGTGCTGGTGCTCGGCGGCGCCGGAGCCGGATACCTGTACTTCAAGCTCAACGGCAACCTGCACAGCGTCGACATCAACCAGGTCCTCGGCAAGGACCGGCCGACGAAGGTCGACAACGGCTCCGAGAACATCCTGGTCCTCGGCTCCGACACCCGCGCCGGCTCCAACAAGAAGCTCGGCGGCGGCACGGACGACGGCAGCGCCCGCTCCGACACCGCGATGATCGTGCACGTCTACGAGGGCCACAAGAAGGCCGGCGTGGTCTCCATACCCCGGGACACCCTGGTGGACCGCCCCGCGTGCACCGACACCAAGGGCACCACGCACCCCGCCGCGAGCGCCGTGATGTTCAACGAGGCGTACTCCACCGGGGGCGCGGCCTGCGCCGTGAAGTCCGTCGAGTCCCTCACCGGCATCCGCATGGACCACTACCTGGAGGTCGACTTCGCGGGCTTCCAGAAGCTCATCGACGACCTCGGCGGCGTCCCGGTGACCACGACCAAGGCCATCGCCGACCCGCAGAGCCACCTGGACCTCAAGGCCGGCACGCACACCCTCGACGGGCAGCAGGCCCTCGGCCTGGTCCGCACCCGGCACGGCGTCGGCGACGGCTCCGACCTCGGCCGCATCCAGCTCCAGCAGGCCTTCGTCAAGGCGCTGCTCGGCCAGGTCAGAAGCGTCGGCGTCTTCAGCGACCCCAAGAAGCTGTACGACCTCGCCGACACCGCCACCAAGGCCGTCACCACCGACTCCGACCTCGGCTCGGTCAACTCCCTGATCGACTTCGCCGACGGCCTCAAGGGCATCGACTCCCGGGACATGACGATGGTCACCATGCCCGTCCAGTACGACCCGGCGAACCCCAACCGCGTCCTGCTGGAGAAGTCGAAGGCCCGGCTGGTGTGGGACGCCCTGAAGAACGACCGCCCGATCCCGAAGGCGGCCACCGAGGGCACGGCCACGGGCGAGGCCAAGGGCGTGGTGAGCGGCTGA
- the prmC gene encoding peptide chain release factor N(5)-glutamine methyltransferase, whose amino-acid sequence MNLLLSEVAQATQRLADAGVPSPRTDAEELAAFVHGVKRGELHSVKDADFDARYWEVIARREQREPLQHITGRAYFRYLELQVGPGVFVPRPETESVVGWAIDAVRAMDVVEPCIVDLCTGSGAIALALAQEVPRSRVHAVELSEDALRWTRKNVEGSRVDLRQGDALTAFPDLDGQVDLVVSNPPYIPLTEWEYVAPEARDYDPELALFSGEDGLDLIRGIERTAHRLLRPGGVVVIEHADTQGGQVPWIFTEERGWADAADHPDLNNRPRFATARKALP is encoded by the coding sequence GTGAACCTGCTGCTATCGGAGGTGGCCCAGGCCACCCAGCGGCTGGCCGACGCCGGCGTGCCCTCGCCGCGTACCGACGCGGAGGAGCTCGCCGCGTTCGTGCACGGCGTCAAGCGCGGCGAACTGCACTCCGTGAAGGACGCGGACTTCGACGCCCGGTACTGGGAGGTCATCGCCCGGCGCGAGCAGCGCGAGCCGCTCCAGCACATCACCGGGCGGGCCTACTTCCGCTACCTGGAACTCCAGGTCGGGCCCGGCGTGTTCGTGCCCCGGCCGGAGACCGAGTCGGTGGTCGGCTGGGCCATAGACGCGGTGCGCGCCATGGACGTGGTCGAGCCGTGCATCGTCGATCTGTGCACCGGCTCCGGGGCCATCGCGCTCGCCCTCGCCCAGGAGGTGCCGCGCTCCCGGGTGCACGCCGTGGAGCTGTCCGAGGACGCGCTGCGCTGGACCCGCAAGAACGTCGAGGGCTCCAGGGTCGACCTGCGCCAGGGCGACGCCCTGACCGCGTTCCCCGACCTGGACGGCCAGGTCGACCTGGTCGTCTCCAACCCGCCGTACATCCCGCTCACCGAATGGGAGTACGTCGCCCCCGAAGCCCGCGACTACGATCCCGAACTCGCGTTGTTCTCGGGGGAGGACGGGCTCGACCTGATCCGCGGCATCGAGCGCACCGCGCACCGGCTGCTGCGGCCCGGCGGGGTCGTCGTCATCGAGCATGCCGACACCCAGGGCGGACAGGTGCCGTGGATCTTCACCGAGGAGCGGGGCTGGGCCGACGCGGCCGATCACCCGGACCTCAACAACCGGCCGCGGTTCGCCACCGCCCGCAAGGCGCTGCCGTGA